The following DNA comes from Thermoanaerobacterium sp. PSU-2.
CTTCACTCTGAAGCGGCACTCTATTGTTAGGCGGCCTGCATTTTACAATATTGGCAATATATACATCTTCTCTTTTTAAATTTATTGCTTCCAGCATCTTATTTAGCAATTGCCCCGCTTTTCCTACAAAAGGACGTCCTTGCAAATCCTCGTCTCGTCCAGGTCCTTCACCTACAAACATGATTTTCGACTTTAAATTTCCTTCGCCAAACACAACATTATTTCTGACATTGTGCAGCGGACATTTGGTGCAATTCATACATTGCTCTATAAGTTCTTTCAGCGGTAATAGTGACATCAAAACCACCCTTTTCAGTAATTCCTTTTTTTGTATTTGTCTCTTTCTGTTTCATAAAGATTATTGCCATACATATCGATTGTGACAATTGCAGGGAAATCCACCACGGTAAAAAGATGTATGGCCTCCGGTCCCAAGTCTTCATAAGCCAAAACCTTTGAATCTACTACTCTTTCAGATAATAAAGCACCAGCGCCTCCTATAGCTGTAAAGTAAACGGCATGATACTTCATCATTGCCTCAACCACATCTTTGTTTCTATAGCCTTTTCCAATCATGCCTTTTAAACC
Coding sequences within:
- a CDS encoding uracil-DNA glycosylase, with the protein product MSLLPLKELIEQCMNCTKCPLHNVRNNVVFGEGNLKSKIMFVGEGPGRDEDLQGRPFVGKAGQLLNKMLEAINLKREDVYIANIVKCRPPNNRVPLQSEVDACLPYLRNQVAIIAPKIIVCLGATAAKAIIDKDFKITVMRGQWFEKKGVKIIATYHPAALLRDPEKKYPAWEDFKSIRDELDRCNQ